A part of Novipirellula artificiosorum genomic DNA contains:
- a CDS encoding FAD-dependent oxidoreductase, whose product MSNTLQKQGRRTFLKQATLLPAAAGLVGAVGAQAAQPNRRPASLQTDVLVVGGGPAGIGAAIGAAKAGAKTLVLEDEAFFGGVAAWGVGMCMNQMRPFSEPRGFVHELLLEKLQAYGDQAVRLETHQFFVNVEYLKAAVLDALDEVGCTYLVHAKAVEAITEGDQVKGVVISTKSGLQEIRANVVVDCTGDADIAYFSGAPTLTATGKLSPQTLGLNVGNVEGYGRKDLMPVFTEAREQYPLIPDRWWMHQVSNCNFSYINHSGTKTLGNFDVTDIEQFSKAECLSRKQAVQMVEAMRHFGKGVVKNCELVGTSPRIGVRESRRIEGAYILSEEDALAGRRFDDAIAWRSGWLDIGFTRVTQMKVHQVPYRALLPKQVEGLLVAGRCISATHAGASAGKSMGNCFATGHAAGVAGAMSSKTKVSPRALDVKEIQKRLRQDGVNLDRGGEMQSREMSN is encoded by the coding sequence ATGAGTAATACCTTACAAAAACAAGGTAGACGTACTTTTTTGAAACAAGCAACTTTGCTCCCCGCGGCTGCTGGTTTGGTTGGGGCCGTTGGAGCGCAAGCTGCGCAGCCAAACCGCCGCCCTGCATCTTTACAGACAGATGTACTGGTGGTCGGTGGTGGTCCGGCGGGCATTGGCGCCGCAATTGGAGCGGCCAAGGCGGGAGCCAAAACGTTGGTGTTGGAGGATGAGGCCTTTTTTGGCGGTGTCGCTGCGTGGGGTGTGGGCATGTGTATGAATCAGATGCGGCCGTTTAGTGAGCCGCGTGGATTTGTTCATGAGTTACTGCTCGAGAAGCTTCAGGCCTATGGCGATCAGGCCGTGCGGTTGGAGACTCATCAGTTTTTTGTGAATGTCGAATATCTTAAGGCCGCCGTGCTGGATGCATTGGATGAGGTAGGGTGTACGTATTTAGTGCATGCAAAGGCGGTTGAAGCCATCACCGAGGGAGATCAAGTGAAAGGGGTGGTTATTTCGACCAAATCCGGCTTGCAGGAAATTCGAGCGAACGTGGTGGTGGATTGTACGGGCGATGCGGATATTGCCTATTTTTCGGGCGCACCCACGTTGACCGCAACGGGTAAGTTATCGCCCCAAACGCTGGGTCTTAATGTAGGGAATGTAGAGGGCTATGGACGAAAGGATCTTATGCCCGTATTTACGGAGGCCCGCGAACAATACCCGCTGATCCCCGACCGATGGTGGATGCATCAGGTGTCTAATTGTAACTTTTCTTATATTAACCATTCGGGAACTAAAACCTTAGGTAATTTTGATGTGACAGATATCGAGCAGTTTTCCAAGGCGGAGTGTCTGAGTCGAAAGCAGGCGGTACAGATGGTCGAAGCCATGCGTCATTTTGGCAAGGGGGTTGTCAAGAACTGTGAATTGGTGGGAACCTCGCCCCGCATTGGCGTAAGGGAATCTCGGCGAATTGAGGGGGCGTATATTCTCAGTGAAGAAGATGCTTTGGCGGGACGTCGTTTTGACGATGCCATTGCTTGGCGCAGCGGGTGGTTGGATATTGGATTTACGCGGGTCACTCAAATGAAGGTTCATCAGGTTCCCTATCGTGCCCTGTTGCCTAAGCAGGTGGAGGGGTTGCTGGTGGCTGGTCGTTGTATTTCTGCGACTCATGCAGGCGCTTCGGCAGGGAAAAGTATGGGCAATTGTTTTGCCACGGGGCATGCGGCCGGTGTAGCTGGGGCTATGTCTTCAAAAACGAAGGTTTCACCTCGCGCGCTGGATGTGAAGGAAATTCAAAAACGCTTGCGGCAGGATGGGGTGAACCTCGATCGAGGCGGAGAAATGCAAAGTAGAGAGATGTCGAATTAA
- a CDS encoding sulfatase-like hydrolase/transferase, protein MIRIVQLVSLGFLITPFCDAGDGPVDGAPNIVMIFTDDQRHDAVGYAGNDAIQTPNLDRLARSAFVFENCFVNTSICAVNRANLLAGQYPARHGIDDFYKAFTPEQLADSVPGRLRNAGYQTAFFGKWGIGDSPERTHEGAAVFDYWAGQPEQTNYFHQSDCRYVNFDGFTRPLNDLCDCPADSRGKAGHKVRIGRDNLVDPIHVDSQVTPQHVRRFLDGRDKSRPFCLMLFFKSPHGPFGDWDPSLAGAINPKNIEFPFAATQANADHEPEIVKKSLGWPTGQNMLSNPKRHDKSIRDYYRSISSMDLGVGRVMDELKQRGLDQSTVVLFTSDNGHFSGEHGLGGKWLMYEPSLRVPGFLYDPRVVGGKSTDRMVITTDFSVTMLSLAGVEIPDSMTGCDLTALAEDSAAAWREDFLYDHPYGHKGRIPRTIGVRTKTDSYTRYIDPSPPFEQLFDLQADPDQLNNLAENPEYAERLLQLRNRCDQLAAEVGPVQ, encoded by the coding sequence ATGATTCGAATCGTTCAACTTGTCTCGCTCGGTTTTCTCATCACGCCGTTTTGTGACGCAGGCGATGGCCCAGTCGATGGAGCCCCCAACATCGTAATGATCTTTACCGATGATCAACGACACGATGCCGTTGGCTATGCGGGCAATGATGCGATTCAGACACCCAACCTCGATCGACTTGCAAGATCGGCGTTCGTCTTCGAAAACTGTTTCGTGAACACTTCCATCTGTGCGGTCAACCGGGCGAATCTCCTTGCAGGCCAGTATCCCGCCCGGCACGGCATTGATGATTTCTATAAAGCCTTCACGCCAGAGCAACTGGCGGACTCGGTGCCCGGTCGATTGAGAAACGCCGGCTACCAGACAGCCTTCTTCGGGAAGTGGGGAATCGGCGATTCACCGGAGCGGACCCACGAGGGCGCCGCTGTCTTTGACTATTGGGCCGGGCAGCCCGAGCAGACGAACTATTTTCACCAGTCGGATTGTCGCTACGTGAACTTCGACGGATTCACTCGACCACTCAATGATCTCTGTGATTGTCCGGCGGACTCGCGAGGCAAAGCTGGCCATAAGGTCCGTATTGGTCGAGACAATCTGGTGGACCCCATCCACGTCGACTCGCAAGTGACACCGCAGCACGTGAGGCGGTTTCTCGACGGTCGCGACAAAAGCCGCCCGTTCTGCTTGATGCTCTTCTTCAAGTCACCACATGGTCCGTTCGGCGACTGGGATCCGTCGCTCGCCGGTGCAATCAACCCCAAAAATATCGAGTTTCCATTCGCCGCGACTCAGGCGAACGCGGATCATGAACCTGAAATCGTCAAGAAGTCGCTGGGTTGGCCGACGGGTCAAAATATGCTGAGCAATCCCAAGCGACACGACAAGAGCATCCGTGATTACTACCGTTCGATCTCCAGCATGGATCTCGGCGTCGGACGCGTAATGGACGAATTGAAGCAGCGTGGTCTGGACCAAAGCACCGTTGTGCTGTTCACGTCGGACAACGGACACTTCAGTGGTGAGCATGGTCTGGGCGGAAAGTGGTTGATGTACGAACCGTCGCTGCGCGTGCCCGGATTCCTGTATGACCCGCGCGTCGTCGGTGGAAAGTCAACCGATCGCATGGTCATCACGACAGACTTTTCCGTCACAATGCTCTCGCTGGCCGGGGTGGAAATCCCGGACTCGATGACGGGGTGTGACCTGACCGCCCTAGCTGAGGATTCAGCGGCTGCATGGCGGGAGGACTTCCTCTATGATCACCCCTATGGTCACAAGGGTCGCATCCCGCGCACGATCGGCGTGCGGACCAAAACCGACAGCTACACTCGATACATTGATCCGTCGCCGCCCTTTGAGCAGCTCTTCGATCTTCAGGCCGATCCAGACCAACTGAACAACCTGGCCGAGAATCCGGAGTACGCCGAACGACTCCTTCAGCTACGCAATCGCTGCGATCAACTCGCTGCCGAAGTGGGGCCAGTCCAATGA